A stretch of DNA from Patescibacteria group bacterium:
ATACAGAGAAGGCAAAGCAAGCGTGCAGTGAAATTAAAGAATTTGATGAGGTTCATAGTAAAGAAGGGTGTTATAGTATGGTTGAAAGGTCAAAGGAGGAAAGGTTAGCTGAATCTGCGGTTGTTGCCTTTATGGAGGCTCGTTTACAAAGAGATTATGAAGGGGCTTTAATTTGGCTTACAGATAATGCTGGAGGACAATATCTTTCCCGAAGCGATTTACCTCTAACTGGGCTTTCTAATCCTCATTTTGCCGACTTTCAGATTCTAGAAAAAGAAAAATTAGAGACTACTCAATTTCGATTCAAAGTAAGAATTTATGAAGAATATACTGGTGAGGGAATAATTGGTTATTTTGATGAAACAGTCATTGTAATTAAAATTAATGAGAACTACATGATTGATTCGCTAGAAGAAAGGAGTGCATTTTACAACCTATAAAAAGTTAAGAATGCCCTGACCGAGGGGCGTTTTTAAAACCTCTCAAAATCCTTGGATTTTCCCTTAAAATTTGGGTTCTGGACCGAGCAGGGGAGCACCGTTCAGAAAATCGCCAAGAAGGCGATTTTTTGGTAGAATAGGAGAATATGGTTCAACAGTTTCTAAAACCAGACTGGAGAAAGATTGTTTTAGCAACTTTTCTAATGATAATTTCCTTGCCTGGTTACCCTCCTTATTATAGAGGTGGCGGAATTCCACTTCCTTATTTTACTTCTGGAAAGTGTCCTATCATCGGTCCAAATTTACCGTCTTGTGCTATAAGGTTTATTCCAGTAAATCTTGTTCTTGATATCATAATTTTATATCTTCTCTCCTGTCTCATATTCTGGATTTACGATAAAGTGAGAAAAAAATCTTAACTAACCAGATTCTAGTACCGTCCGCACAATTCCTTCATTTGTCTTAACATCCCTTCAGGATATTTAAACACTTCTTCCCATCTCAAGGTTCGAAAATCGTCCCACCCGGGGAGCTTTTTTATTTCCGCCCGCCCCGCCCTAGGGGTTGATTTTTTTTATGGGATTTGATAAATTATCTACAATAGGAGAGACAGCTCTTTAGGAGGTTAAAAAATGGGTGAAATTATTGCTGAATGGCTAAAGAAATGGTTGAAAAAGCATCAGAGACATCGAACAGTTAATAAAGGAAGCACTCTTGTTTGTCCTAAAAATATGATTACTATAGATGTTACGAATATAACTCATTTTAAATACTGTCCCTTGTGCGGAACAGACTTGGGAAAGATTAAGATAGAAGGAGAGCATAATCATTCTTGGGAGCATTAGAAAACTACCTCATAGAGACAAACCCCCATATTTGTCTCTTTTTTATTTCCGCCCGCCCCCGAGAGTTTTTCTCTCGGGGTTTTGGTTTGCGGGCGATTTGAAGTATAATTAGATAATATGAAATTAAAGCAGTTTTTAAAATCAGACCGGAGAAAGATTATAGTATTTATTATCTTATTTCTTATCTCTGCCTTTGTACCTTATATTCCATGTGAGAGACACTGGCTGAAGCATCGTTTTTATCCCGAACTTTTTCCTAGTCCTAAATGGACGTTTTGCTCGGCTTTTCCAATTGGACCTACTGAAGTTAGGTATGATTATCTCGGTATAGAAAATCCAGAGTTATCAAAATTTATAATTCTATTCTTTCTGTTTATTTTTCCCTATCTCCTCTCCTGTGTCATAATCTGGATTTATGATAAATTCAGGAAGAAACCTTAATTAAACAGGTCCTAATATCGTCCAGCCAGGGGAGCCGACCTGGACAACGCTTTACGTAAACTAACAGAAAATCGCCAACCAGGTGGTTTTTTGGTAGAATGAGAACGATAACAAAGATGAAAGAAAGCATAAAAAAAGATATGGTTGCCGGGTTGGTTATTAAGAATGGGAAGCTGCTTTTAGTCCACAATATAAAACACAATGGTTTAAGAATTGAACCTCCTGGTGGTAAAAAGAATGAAGGCGAAGAATGGGAAAAGTCTATTGTTAGAGAAATAAAAGAAGAACTCGATATAATAGTTAATCCAACAAAACTCTTTGGTATATATGACACCTCTTCTCCAGAAGGTGACTTTTCTGTTCATATGTATTTTTGTGAAATAATAAAAGGTAAACCAAGAATTACCGAACCAGACAAGATTAACGAATTTAAATGGTATTCTTTTAATCAATTAGAGGAATTAAAAAAATCTGGTCGTTTAGTTCCAAATATGTGCAAAGCGTTAATTGATTTGAAACCATTTTTAGCTTAAACAGGTTCTAACATCGTTCACGCCCCGCAGTTATTTAGCCCGAGCCCTTGGTTTGGGCTTTTGTTTATGGTAGAATAGAAACACAAGGTCGGCATAATAATCCAATAATAAAAACATGTCTAAAACAATAATTGCAATCATTATTATAATAATTGTCGCAGGATTAGGTTATTGGGTTTATCAATCAACGATAACACCTGAAGGATTAACTGAAATGGAACAAGCCTGTCTAGATTCTGGAGGGCAAGTATCAACATCATTGTGTTGTAAAGCAACTGGTGATTTCCCTAACCTATGCCTCATTGGTCCTTGTGGTTGTTCACCAGATAATAGTCATCAGGTAAAGATTTGCGATTGCGGACCTGATAAATGCTTTAATGGAAGCGAATGCGTATCTTTAGATGAGATTTCAAATCTTCTTGAAAATCTTAAGCAAGAAACTGACATAGATTTTTCAGAAGTACAAGATATTGAATTTAAGTGGATTGTTAAGGTAGATCCACAAATAGAAGAGGAAACTGTGGCTGGAAAAGGATTTGAGGCTAATAGAATATCAAGTGAACAATATGATAGTATTGAGCAGTTTTTAAAAGATAATGGCTTTGAGGTAGATCTTTACAATATAGCTGACGGTCTCTTTACTGGATTGGTGGGATATAAAAAAGACCAGATTGTCTGTACTGTTTCCGGAGGGTCTACTCCGCAAGAACCTGATATCAAAGATGTAACGGTGAATTGTGGAAAGTTAGAGAAAACCGAGATGGAATACGCAACAGAAGATTGGCAGGTTTATACGAATGAAAAGTATGGATATTCTTTAAAGTATCCTCAACCCTGTCTCTTTGGTCCTTTGCCGGGTTATTGCAAACAAAGTCCACCAGAAGAAAGACCCCGGGAATGCTTGTGCTATTTTAACGCTGAAAATCCAGACGAGGTATCTCTGGGAACCTTTACTGGCACAAAATCTGATTTAACCGGCGCTTCATTCGTTGTTTTCCATTCTATTTACGTTGATTATTATAGTCCTCCTGCTGGCACAGACCTGGTTGAATGGGTTAAAGAAAACTTTTCTTACTATGACGATATTCCTGATGAAATAAATATGGAAATAGACGGCATACCAGCTTTGAGGGTTTATACTCCTAAATCACCCATGGCTTGGTCTCAAGAAGATATTTACTTTATAAAGAATGATAAAGTCTTTCAGATTAGCATGTTAAACGTGGACAACAAAGATAATAGGGCACTGTACGATAAAATACTTTTTACCTTCAGTATCTCAGAGTAATTAATTTCACTAAACAGGTTCTAACATCGTCCGTCCCTCGGAGCCGCCGCCCCGAGAGCGAAGCCGTGAACCGAATTTATTCTGGTTCTGCGGTTTTTCTCGGGGGTTATTTTATGGTATAATAGAACAATATGGAAGAAGAAAAACAAATTTCACCACAGCCTCAAAAGAAAAATAAATGGGCATTGGCCTCTTTAATTTGTGGAGTTTTGAGTATTTTTTCCATGTTTGGAATTTTTGGTATTTTTCCCTTCCTCGCTATCGCATTCGGAACTATGGGACTTATTAAAAAAGAAAATAAAACTTTTTCAATCATTGGAATCACTCTTGGAATTTTAGCACTCATTTTTAAATCCTTTCTCTTTTTCTTAAGTTGGCTTTGGAAGTGAAGGTTTAGAGGTTCGAGTCCTTTCTGGGGAGCTTTAATCCCGAGAGTTTTTCTCGGGAGGGGTTTGTTCTTCCAGGACTTGACAAATTTAAAATCAATATGGTATAATTGAGACATAAATAAGGAGGGGCTGAATAGGAGGCGAGAAGAATGAATATCCACGCTAAAAAGGGTGACAAGGTCATTTACAAGCATCCAAATAGTGGTTACAAACACCACCAAGAGACAGCAAGGAAACACTTAGTGCTAAATCAGGTATACACCGTTGAGAGAACTGAAGTAGGTGATTGGCATACAGATGTATATCTACAAGAAGTTCCTGGGATTGCATTCAATAGTGCTCATTTCGAAGATACGTAAAAAACCAGAAATAGCATCTATATAGTCTACATGTATGTTGTCTCAAACTCTCTAACTACGGTTGGAGAGCTTTTTTATTTCCGCCCGCCCCGAGAGCGAAGCCGTGAACCGAATTCTTGCCCCGTAGTGAACTCCGTTCTACTACTGGGGTATTCTGGTTCTGCGGTTTTTCTCGGGGTTTTGGTTTTGGGATATTTTTGCTAAAATAATAATATAGTATTTTATTAGGAAAAATTATGGAAGAAGTAATTCCCAAAGAAGAATTTAATAAATTGATGAAAATTGAAGGAGAGGTAAAAGGGTCTGCAATTAAGGAGGCCATAAGATTTATTTTCAAAGAAAAAGGGGGAGAGGGAATAAAGAAATTAGAGGACACGATAATAAAGCTCGGTTATCCAAAATACAGAGAGATAAAAACAATGGATTTTTATCCTATAGGGATAGCCGCTATTACCCAGATAGTCATTAAGAGGCTTTTTAATTTCGACGACAAAAAGCTTCAGGAAATGGGAAAATTTGAGGCCAAATTTTCTTTAATCATCAGACTTTTAACAAAGTATTTATTTTCACTTGAGAAGGCAGTTAAGCAAGTCCCAGAAATGTGGGAAAAATACTATACGGTCGGAGATCTTAAAGTGGCTGAATATGATGAAGAGAAAAAATATTTAATTTTAAGACTAGAAAATTTCCGTGTCCACCCACTTTTCTGTCAAGTCTTAAAAGGGTATTTTTCCAGCATACTTCAAATGATAGTTAGGGATGAAATAACCTGTAAGGAAACAAAGTGTATTTTTCGCGGTGATGAATATGATGAATTTTTACTAAAGTGGTAAGCAGTAGCATAGGGTTTTATTAAAAAAATTTGTGAATTTCTTGGTTGACAAACCTTAGATAAAAAAAGAGAATAAAATAAGAACTTTGATTATACTCAAGGTCGAATCGAATAAATAATTTTAATTAAATAAAATTAAAATGATAGAAACTATTTTTTGGATAATTTTAATTGTCGTAGTAATAGGTCTGATTTGGTATTTTCTTCGGCAAAAAGGAGCACCAGCACCAACCGAGGAACCTGAGGAAAAACCGGAAGTTCCATCATCAGAGATTCCTTTGGAGGTTCCTCCCTCAGCAACTCCCCCTGAAATTCCACCATCAGAGACTCCACCTGAAGTTCCACCATCGGAAACACCAACCATTTAATTTTTAAATACGATATAAATATGAAATGTTTTGCCCGGTAGGACAACTTGGTTGTACTACTGGGTTTAGTTGTTAGATATTGACAGAAATTTTGAGTTTGTTATACTCAAAATTAGAGATATTTAAACCACCGAGGAGGGATTAGGAGGAAAGAAATTCAGATAATGAATCAAATTCAGCCAAAACCGACTTGGAGGGAGGAAAGGAGGTGGTTTTTTTCGTTGGTACAGTTAAAAAACTGTGTTTTTTTATTGAAGGTTTTTTATTGAGGGAAGCTACCTCTGGACACCAAGTTAGATGAGATGAGTTATCTCATTTCCTCCCTAACTTTGGTGTCCGGAGATAATTTCTTTTAATGTTTAAGATAGAATGGCCTGTGGAAAACTTTTACTTGACCTACCTTTTGACTTAATTATACAATAATTAAATTGAATAATTTGCTTAGAGGAGGAGCTAAGTAAAAAATCAGTGTCCTACCCATCAAAGTTAGGAAATAAAAATTTTATACCTCAAACAAAAACTTCTCAAGAAGGGGAAGTTTTTATTTTTTTATAAATAAAGGTCAACCAAAAATTAACAATTATAGATTTGTTAAAAAAATGAAAAAAATAATCTTAGCAATAATTTCAGCAACACTATTATTTACTATTCAGTCAACCTTAGCTACACCTACAAACTTAGTTGTCAATGGAGATTTTGAAACACCAGAAGTCACCAATTCTAGTAAATGGCAGGTTTTTTCCTCAGACGCTGTTCCAGGCTGGACAGTAGAATGGGCAGCAGAATATTCAGGAGCACCAGACCCTGCCAATCTTGAGCTGCATGAGGGTGTTCTTATGTCTGCATATGACGGCGATCAGTCTGTAGAGATGGACACTGATTGGAGTTCAGCCAATGGAGAGCCAGCTTCAGTTAAAATTTATCAGGATATTGAAACATGCGTAGGCGGTGAATACACTTTAAGTTATGCCTGGTCTCCGCGTCCCAGACACAATAATAATGCAATGGAAGTTTACTGGAATGGAAGTTTAGTTGGAAGTCATTCAGGATCAACTTCTGGTTGGAACTTAGAGACAATAACCGGTTTAACTGCCTCTGGAGCTACAACCCGAATCGAATTTATTGAAACAGGTAATCCTGATTCTTTGGGAATGTTTTTAGATGCAGTAAGCGTTGAGCAGACCAAGGATTGTCTTTTAAGGGAAGCAGAAATTACTTCGCCAGCAGCAGGAGATACTATAGTTGGTTCAGTTGATTTCACAGCTTACTTAATTGATGATGACCAAGATCCTGTCCAGTGGGCTGTTAGAAAAGGAACTTGCGCTATGGGACAAGGCACGGTTTTAGGAAATGTTGATGGACATAATGACCCCTATACTTGGACATATGATTCAGGTACCCACACTCATACTTTCTTAGCCACAGCTGATACTTGTGCCTGGGAGCCAGGAGATTATTGTTTTGTTTTTAATCCCAAAGAAGATAGCGGCGAAAGTGATATCCGCTTAACCCGTGAGTTTATAGTTGCTTCCTGCGATGAAGACGGTGATGGTATTGATAATAATGAAGATATGTGTTTAGGAACAGGGGCAGATGTTCCCGAGGAAGAATTAGGAACTAATAGATGGATATGGGATGGGACTGACTGGATAACAAACAAACCAAAAGGAAAAGGCAAAGGACTTGATAGAGATTTTACTATTGAACAAACTAATGGATGTAGCTGTTTTCAGATACTTTATTGGCTTAATGAAAATTATCTTGCGGAATATGGTGAAATGAATGGTCATTGGAAATTTGGTTGCAGTAAGAGCGTTATAGAAGATTTTATTTCTCTTACTGACTAAGTAATACAAAAATAAAAAGGTCGAACAAAATTATTTTAAAATTTTGAAAAAGAGTGAAAAAAATATTTTTAGTAACAATCATAGTAACTCTGTTATCTGTAGCAAGTATTGCAATGGCAGGTATTCCTGATGGAGCAGCTGGTCCCTGGGCAGATGAAATGGTGAGCTTTAATCAAGGAAACAGAGCTAATGGTACGCCAGTTGTGCCCGAAAGAAGCGACCCTACTCAAGCTCTTGGTCCAGCAGAAGGTACTGATACAATCAATTTTGTTTCTCTTGGTTTTGGTGGAATATTAATCTTGAAATTTGATAACTGCATTTTAAACGGCGAAGGTGACGACATAGACATTGTTGAGACAAGTTATGGCAGTCCAAGTTGTGGCGCTTATCCAGAAACAGTTAGGATTTATGCTTCTCAAGATAATAGTACTTGGGAGGATTTGGGAACGAGCTGTTTAGATGGAGCTTGTGACTTGGGGTCATTGCCCTGGGCTCAATATATAAAGTTAGTTGATGAAAGTAATACTAGTGATTTTGGCGGGACAGCTGATGGTTTTGATGTTGATGGAGTAAAAGCAATTCATACCGCTGAAGAATGTCCAGAAGAACCTTGTTGTGGAGGAAAACAGATTAATGTAGGTAATCGTGCCTTTGTCATAAATGATGTAACAGCTGTTGGAAAGACCGGTGGAAATAAAATCATTAATATTGCCAGTAAAGGTGGCTCAAATGGTGGCAACAACACCATTAGGACCGGTGATGCCCAATCTGTCGCTGTTACTACTACTGTAGTTAATTCTAATTTAAGAGAACCTTGTTGTAGAGGAAAGCAAATTAATGTAGGTAATCGTGCTTTTGTAATGAACGATGTAACAGCTGTTTCAAAGACTGGCGGAAATAGAATTATTGACGTAGCCACAAAAGGTGGTTCAAGCACTGGCCATAATTCAATCACTACTGGTTGGGTCTATTCCGGATCTTCAGCAATGACTGTTGTTAACAGCAATAAAAGAGGAATTGTCCGCTAAATAATACAAGGCTCAGGCATTTAGAGCCAAGAAAAGGTCGGCTAAAAATTTAAAAATTTTTAGAAATTAATCAAATGAGAAAAATAATTGCAATA
This window harbors:
- a CDS encoding NUDIX hydrolase, giving the protein MRTITKMKESIKKDMVAGLVIKNGKLLLVHNIKHNGLRIEPPGGKKNEGEEWEKSIVREIKEELDIIVNPTKLFGIYDTSSPEGDFSVHMYFCEIIKGKPRITEPDKINEFKWYSFNQLEELKKSGRLVPNMCKALIDLKPFLA
- a CDS encoding DUF642 domain-containing protein — its product is MKKIILAIISATLLFTIQSTLATPTNLVVNGDFETPEVTNSSKWQVFSSDAVPGWTVEWAAEYSGAPDPANLELHEGVLMSAYDGDQSVEMDTDWSSANGEPASVKIYQDIETCVGGEYTLSYAWSPRPRHNNNAMEVYWNGSLVGSHSGSTSGWNLETITGLTASGATTRIEFIETGNPDSLGMFLDAVSVEQTKDCLLREAEITSPAAGDTIVGSVDFTAYLIDDDQDPVQWAVRKGTCAMGQGTVLGNVDGHNDPYTWTYDSGTHTHTFLATADTCAWEPGDYCFVFNPKEDSGESDIRLTREFIVASCDEDGDGIDNNEDMCLGTGADVPEEELGTNRWIWDGTDWITNKPKGKGKGLDRDFTIEQTNGCSCFQILYWLNENYLAEYGEMNGHWKFGCSKSVIEDFISLTD
- a CDS encoding DUF4190 domain-containing protein; translated protein: MEEEKQISPQPQKKNKWALASLICGVLSIFSMFGIFGIFPFLAIAFGTMGLIKKENKTFSIIGITLGILALIFKSFLFFLSWLWK